The Branchiostoma floridae strain S238N-H82 chromosome 1, Bfl_VNyyK, whole genome shotgun sequence sequence ttctgcagatacaaagtcactttaatgaattttccgcacatttgacaaatcacaatatcatgtgtgcccaattactttcttataaaaggctaacacgatttgaaatagaaaagaatgcacagaataatcttattctaaaccagtcctgagaagaactaaacgacgtaatgtcatcgaggccgaatcctgtctgccacatgatatgtatacagatacaatattgcaacaagaatgggttataccaggtatgtacagggagtccctgttatctaattatgttaagggaaaattgaatcctttaaccgccaatatcacatgacttcttatacttccaaatagaatataggatcaaacgtaaatgcaatttgacttttatgtaaagctgacatgggagtctgtggctaatcttgcttctacgaatatctgtttctattacaaatcaaagtcttcgcgatgtccaactctaaggaatttccacatccggccacaggatacagatagtgaatccagcttgtaaagtacaactaacatgacttatagtatcagtatgtacagcttctcgcaacagcacaaagtctcctttctactagtgacagtgcttcgcttcttttcaggctagttacgccctgatccctcccagctcaattccttctgtgcccttcctgtagtccagtgttctcccagctgttgacacggccagagaatgtcgacccgccttctgaaaaagagaaagaataatcccatcaaattttgagatagctaaagcatccatgtttgatggatgcgtccgtcaaagtaattaggatgtatatgaaaagaaatggtgattggcttgttatacaataggaacaaatgcatctgattCTGGTAATCGCCATTATCAccgttacattccgcattatcataccaaaaaagtcccccgggagggcgcggcagaaacagtctagcgttgcataattagtgacaaggtgtgatctgcAGCTTCTccggccggactttgcattgtgtacgagacgtcgcgcataaacaaacacgtaaacaccgttggaacagaatgttcctatgcgaataaataccagtcttgagacaaacatatgtgtatacaagtactgttttgatgatgattcaaatctttcccaaataagtcaacagttactcagcaagtatcatgcttgtgacttgtgttttgtaaggctccgttatgtcgttttctgataagtttctgttcagcccaagcataccaaagcgctactaactaccagccaacaaggaatgtagtcacaaagacgaattcaaagcgggtattgtttggaaacaatcattgtataaaacatacctcgccgtgagatccgcaggacagtgatgtaaaatagcTCCAGGACGCCaaactacaaaacagggctggctgtttcagtccctcgatcgccgtcccgtccgtcgactgccacttgagtttggtcaccgcctcaacatcaccctactacagaagttcacacacgtgtgtacaaatccatatcccgagttcaacgtttcaaaactcaaagtttgaggtacaaaaagattgcggtcctcacggacaacgctgactatctccgctttatttttaaactgactgatgtgcagtctgattggtcagagagacaacgattggattacccacaatacaccgccccaatgtacggatgcaaaaaaatacagagtcgcatatttaagatatcccaaggttaccaacaatgcactgctccaatggaatcatctccactggagcaatccactggagcagtgcattgttggtaatcttgccacgaatgcagaaaaaaaccatttcgcatccttacgaatccgagtatcctggtatctagcgtaacgtggattgtctcacttgtattgacgttacaaactgtggtgtccgaggtacaaaaagggggaaagatatgaccaatctaaaaaataaaatatatgctcaaaaacaagagtgctagccacgcatagataaaaagtaagtattcttacggaagctgtgttagcatccgccacgaagtaagtaagcaaacgaattccgtgtttgcatccaccGCGAGTTTCggataccaacgaatgcgttacgGATGTGTATGTGATCCGTGACTTTTGGTAATCTTGGGGATCCGTTAGcatccgtcaggatgttgcGAATTCGTATACGTCTGCATCTGAACAGTTTTTGCTGATAAACAATAATCTTGACCACGTATGCTTTCGTTTACGTTAAAAGTAAAGTATTCATACGAATGCAATGTTTAAATCCGTTAGTGACTTATggataccaacgaatgcgttacgTATGTGTGTAGGGTCCGTAATTTAGGAAGTATCCATACGGatgcagtgttagcatccgtcacgaagCACGTAAGTATACGGGttccgtgtttgcatccaccgtgagttacggatacctacgaatgcgttgcggatgtaagtgggatccgtcattttttgggatccgtgatggtttttgggatccgtcagcatttgtcaacatacgtgagcatccgtcaggtgttgcaaattgtaATCCGTCAGCATACGTCTACATATTAGGTCCGTTCGTCTAGTGTTTGCACAAGGCTTAAGGCACTAAATCAGAACAAATCTATGGGTCCAGATGCTATACACCCGCGTGTCCTAAAGGAGCTAGCCGAGACCCTGGCAACGCCCTTGTCGGTGATCTTTTCTAAGTCCCTAAACGAGGGTAGGCTACCCAGGGATTGGAAATTGGGTCACATCACCCCCATCTTCAAGAAGGGGAGCAAAAAGGAACCTAACAACTACAGACCAGTATGCTTGACCTCTGTGGCAGGGAAGGTTCTAGAAGGTTTCGTCAGAGACGCAATAGTTCAGCACATGAAAAGTAACAAGCTCTTCACCGAGCAGCAACATGGCTTCTTGCCCGGAAGGTCGACAACGACACAGTTACTAGCATGTCTAGGGGACTGGACTTGTTCGCTCGATAACAACCTCCCCACTGACGCCATTTACCTGGACTTCCAGAAAGCGTTTGATTCTGTTCCCATCGAACGATTGCTGGTAAAGGTAGAGAGCTTCGGCATCAAAGGCTGTCTGCTCAAGTGGATTAGATCGTTTCTGACTGACAGGCAACAAAGAGTATTTGTCAATCAAGCGTGTTCAGGATGGGCTATAGTTACGAGCGGAGTCCCACAAGGGAGCGTTCTCGGACCCATCCTGTTCCTTTTATTTGTGAACGATATGCCAAACTCAGCGAAAAGTGATCTTAAACTGTTCGCAGATGACACTAAAGTCTACCGTATAGTACGAGAAGCAAGTGACTGCGAGGCACTGCAAAATGACCTTGACAGTTTGCAATCCTGGGCAAAGATCTGGCAGATGAAGTTCCATCCGAATAAATGCACAGTATTAAGGATCGGAACAGGGCATCCCCCCTTTCACTACCATATGTCTGACCACCACGGTGAGACCGTTAACCTGGAAAATACGAAAGAGGAAAAAGATCTTGGAATCAAAGTTGACAAAGACCTAAGTTTTGAGTCTCATATCTTGTCAATAGCCTCCAAGGCAAACCAGATGACAGGGTTGTTATGGAGAACTTTTCAGTTTGTCGACAGAGAGGTCTTCACCATCCTTTTCAAATCCCTAGTGCGTCCTCTCATCGAGTACGGCGCCCCCGTATGGTCCCCCGGGACCTGGAAGTTAGTGGACGTTTTAGAGAACGTACAGAGACGTGCAACAGAGAGAATCCCTGGCCTGAGAGAGCTCCCATACGAGCAGCGGCTCAGAACCCTGAAACTCCCCACCCTACTGTACAGAAGACTAAGAGGTGACCTTATCAACACGTATAAATACATACACGGGTTATACGACACCGAGCCATGTATACCGGAAACTAAGAGGGAAGGGAGGACAAGAGGGCACAGCCTACGCCTAACAAGGCCAAGATCGAACACCAACAAAAGAGACGACTTCTTTAGCAACAGAGTAGTGCCATGGTGGAACACATTACCAGAAGAAGTGGTTACAGTACCAACAGTAAACAGTTTTAAGATGAGGCTAGATAGAGCCATGGAAGAACACCCCAttatgtacaactacaaggcTCTGGACAGACCACATAAACCAACCATGTCGGTATGCTGACCGAACAGAATGAGGAGCGGTTTCAACTGGAGCAAGACTCCTACCTAACCgaagactctactctactctctactcattttcccgccatttttatatctacgctagcagtgaagtgttacgtcatagcggttgtgacggacagaagttaaatgaaaattcttgacagtatacgtccgttttctcatgacattttgtatgctcatgcaggtttatgttttatgcatttactgacagaaaaggaaggaacatcagaggatgtataaatgtacatagcggcagttaattgtgccgtgtttcttcctaccggtattttgtaccccctcccaaccacgcgcccgttcgccgtgtaattccgcggcgtgttacaattacaatattacgcttttagcaggacaagagtggcagaaaagttacacagatgaagtggcaagggtaacctataacagcaacatgtaactggagaaaatgatgcgttgacaatttgtcaaatcagtaacACACAgttatggctagagaaatcgtcgtaaacgtaccggtattatgataatagatgttaatacTTTGGACATTATTCTCTAGTATTCTGATAAAGAAATTTTATGGATCCGATGCGTTTCATGATAAGACTTCAGAATTGCGACATCTTCAATGGGGAGGAACACTGGACAGTATGCAAATAAGAGCCTCATTGTCATAGTCAAGTAGGTCACAAGAGAACTTCCGGGTCAAAAGTCACTACTTCCTGTCTGGTCGAAGACGGCGTGGGACAGACTCGGCGCGGAGTTGCTTGTTCAGTCTCgcagaaatacaacattttacagGCTCAACTGGCGGCTGTGTATAAGAGAACATCCAGGTAAGAATACAGAGCAAATGTTGGCAAGGAAAAGAAGTATCGGAAAATAGCTAAAATGTTGACAAATGCGAGTTGAAAAGTCTCAGCGGAGAGAACTGAGAGGAAACGGGAGGGTCAGTTCGGGGTTACGAAGTCTTGCCCTTATGGTAAAATCAAGGAGAACATTGGATGAGAGTACCACGCCTGTCTTAACACCTGAGTCAAcccttttttatttatttttctcaGCTCTGGATTAACATTATTGCTTGTATTAAAGAGGGACGCAGATGTTGCATGTTCTGTATACATGAAGTCCCTTTCTCCGCCTCGTCACAAGAACTTCCCGCCATTTTCACATGACTCCGGCTATAGACGActttcacacttcccataatacaTTGCCacagggttccggatatggatgttgaTTGGGATGTTACCACCGTTGCCCAGGATGCAAAACCagggtgaaaccagctaaaaccttcagtacgacgGCGGCAAAGCATATTAACTAATTATTTGTCTTGCAAATATAGTCACAGTACCCGGGACATGGTAAAAATCACTTTCtgacaacaaagaacaaaggctgcagacgaAACGCAAGTCGTGACCCATGAGGTCATCGGGcgaaaccaactaacagccacagtggtgACGGGCTTGCTAGTTTatacttctgaccacaaaaattggaaaattctCAGCCCTGATAATAGCTGTACAATATTTTTTGgacaactcattagtttatatgctttgccgCCCTCGTATTgcaggttttagctggtttcaccctGGTTTTGCACCCTGGACAACGGTGGTAACATCCCAgtcaacatccatatccggaaccctgtcGCAAtgtattatgggaagtgtgaaagTCGTCtatacagttacatgtattatcatatagccaggggacgtgggccaatcagaaggccccatttcatgctggttatgacgccgtaacagccgtgcattaaatttttgattatcgcacgtgtgcattaaaaacttttgaaagtttaaaccaatcagaaggacagacaaacaggacgctggccaatcagaatgagatatccaggaatcgtccatctgccaagataggggaataattacaggcatggcagggggggtggctccctctattaacatcggtagtgcgtgtttctttgttcaaagaaaacatttgccgtcttaaaacaacattgaattacctataatatttaagacaataaaatctatttcaagtcatgtccaatttaaactgcaaatggaaaataaaattatttgcacccccgcccattcaagttcagacgacaataacaccacggtccgccattgagtagcggtcatggcgctggaggaccaaaatgctacctttcttcggagaagtcgtgtctgagttcgtagtgaacgagattctcaagagctgtgaagcacagggatcccggaatgcctcaggaaagccggcagagatttagcgcctgatacgaacgaactcgacaaactggagaatgggcgagtggagaaatacggagcgtgcaacagtttgtaacataatgaatcgactttgttcttatttcaagccttggaacagaaatacatttcacgtacaagttttatgttgttcaaattcactgttcaaatttatgtactgaataaaagatgtatgttttagaaaagaatttgtcgctcctactcaaacggaaactctactctactcttaaatgggtcagtgtggataggctatatgataatagggttaatgacccacctgttcctcggtatatatggtgttcGAAATTGTGAACAGTCCTTGTCGCGACATCGTTtggatttgcataacaatgtccagatgggttttgttttcaattttggggccttaccctttgacttattacctagaattcctgtcgccacacaTGCGTTCTATCCTCTTTGAAAGGGCTTATAGCATCACTCAATGAACACAGAAATTTGTACTAAATATTACACACTCGTCTGATCTTCCAAGATTCTACTTCCAGCTCTTGATTAATGCCACCGGGTAATTAATAATATTAAACGCTGATTATTActccgatgacgtcacagtgaTGAACAGTTCAGAACTGTCTTTTGTGGTCAATGTGACGTCATAGAAGGAATAATCAACTtttaattcaattacctggCATCAACAACATTGAGTTCAAGTACGATCTTGGATGTTTGATGTTCATTAATATCAGAagggtgtacatgtagtacaaatgTGTATGATCTGTAACTAATGTAAGCATAGCCATTATCATTGAATATAATCAAATATTGGTGtcagaaatactagtacatgtacttaaaacaCTCACACCAAGCTTAgtcagaccaaggacgttataacccAGGCCTCCTTGGTCAGACATGCATCAACTGCCACCAAACGTGGGGACTGTTCAAAGTGTCTCAAGGTGGTATGTCTTATGTTTGTCAGCATCTTAACAAATTGCAATTATCTTATTTCAACCTATGCCACAAACTCAACTGAGATAAATCTGGATTCATTTGTTCTTTACAGattgttgtcatggcaacacatAGCAACTGCTGTGCTGATACTGAAGACGGGGGGAAGGTTGACACAAAATCGTAcctgtgtgaggagtgcaacaggcagtttaGCAGGCTGAGAgatctgaagaggcacatgtgCACTCTTGcaggggagaaaccatacaagtgtgaggagtgcagcaggcagtttagtcagctgagtcgtctgaagacccacatgcacagtcacactggggagaaaccgtacaattgtgagaagtgcagcaaacagtttagtcagctgggtacTCTGAACAGGCACaggcgaactcacacaggggagaaaccttacaagtgtgaggagtgcagcaggcagttcagtgtgctgagcaatctgaagacccacataagaactcacacaggggagaaacccttcaagtgtgacgagtgcagcaagcagttcagtgagctgggtacgctgaagatacacatgcttactcatacaggggagaaaccctacaagtgtaaggagtgcagcaaacagctTACTCAGTTGAGTcatctgaagacccacatgcgaactcacactggggagaaaccctacagttgtgaggaatgtagcaaacagttcagcACGTCATGTGGTCTTAAGAcccacatgcgcactcacacaggtgagaaaccctacaagtgtgaggagtgtagcaaacatTTCAGTGCACTGGCAGATCTGAAGAAGCACaggcgcactcacacaggggagaaaccatataagtgtgaggagtgcagcaagcagttcagacATGTTGGAAGTCTGAAGAGTCACAGGCGAactcacacgggggagaaaccatacaagtgtgaggagtgcagcaagcagtttagtcagcaGCAGCATCTGAAGATCCACATGCGAACCCACACAGGgcagaaacccttcaagtgtgaggagtgcatgAGGCAGTTTAGTACACTGGATACTCTGAAGAtccacatgcgtactcacacaggggagaaaccttgcAAGTGTGATGAGTGTAGCCGGCAGTTCAGTACGCCAGGTCAACTGAAgtcacacatgcgcactcacacaggtgagaaaccgtacaggtgtgagaagtgcagcaggcagttcagtcatctgAGTTACCTGAAGCTTCATGTAcgaactcatacaggggagaaaccctttaagtgtgaggagtgcctcaaacagtttagtcagctaGCTCATCTGAAGAGCCATATGCgtactcatacaggtgagaaaccctatgcgtgtgaggagtgcagcaaacagtttagtaaTCTGTGTAGTCTGAAGAcccacaaacgcacacacacaggggagaaaccctacagatgtgatgagtgcagcaggcagttcagtcagctggggagtctgaagactcacatgagatctcacacaggggagaaaccctacaagtgtggggagtgtagcaggcagttcagtgagctagGTGGTCTAAAGTCTCACATGCGtacccacacaggtgagaagccctacaccTGTGAAGTTTGCAGCAAACGATTCTGTCACCAGAGTTCTATGAAGAAACACCAGCAAATGCACACAAAAGCCTGAACGTTGGAGAAACATGACAGGGTCATTTATAGATAAGTGGGTCATTGGGAGAACTTGTCACTAGTCATTTGTGAAAGAAAAGGTGATGATGCATGATGGAAAAGTATTGGACAGAGAAAAAAGAGGAAAGAATTTGTGACAGCTGAGTACGATATGCCATACATTCAGAGGAGCGCTCTGGAGACACACATGGAACTTATCTTTTGATTTGAGTTCGTAAAGAATTTGGAACATGTCAGAGAACTTTAGTAAATGTAAGGCGAGTGGTGTCTTCTCCTTAGATTTTGAAGAGGTCATTTTGGGAAGATGCTTTAAGTTAGGTTCAAAGTTAAGTTTATTGTTATCACTAGGTTCCTATGCAACGATATCAATAGTTGTGGAGGCAGTTTTATCAGCTTGGTGTTTAAAGAACTGACTGGTTGGCTTGGGCAATAGATCACCTCGTACCTCGACGCACGTTTTCATTTGTTTCTATTTTGCCGGGTTTTCTTTTCGTCGGTCTACCTGATAAAATTGCGTAAAAAGAAGTCCAAAACAAGCCGTAGTATTCCTGAACATTATAGAATGAAAAGACTTGTACTTACACATTCATGTTTTGAGAAATGGGCTGCAGTGCTACGAAAATTACTTTTGCAGATTTTGTTTCTACCCTACTTTTTGTAGATTCTTTGTATTGAATTATAAAAAAGTATTACtttattttgtcagattttctttttgtctacCTGGTAAAAATGCCTGAAACGAAGTCCAAAACAAGCCCTACTATTCCCGGACATCTTGTGTTCCTGAACATTATAGAATAAAAagacttgcatgtacatgtgcatgtatagaGAAGCTGACGGTATTTTCTTGGAGGGCTGCAATACCAAGAAAATTACTTTTGCAAAGTTTAGTTTCTATTCTGGTTAAATGGTTCAACTAGTATTAGATTAACTGCATATGTTGGTTGGATAGAATGGCAGCAAAGTATGGAAGACctactgtactagtatttagTTCTTTATTTATCACTTATTTGGTTTAGATTGGTGATTGAAAGAGCGTTGAAATGCCAGCACTTCCAATGAGTATGGAATACTATAATTGATGATATCAACATCATTAAAAATGAAATCCAGACTTTTTGTCTTGACTCTTGaacaatataatttttttcctgtttgtaTTTTCCAACTTCAGTTCTACCTCCTGATACCCCTGCTCAGTTATGGTAACCTTTACGACTCGCGTATCATAAGTCTTTCTTATTGATTTAGGCAAGGACATTAATTTAGGTAAATAAGAGCTTTATTTGTATAAATCATAAAAGATGACCATCATATCCATCCAAGTAACATCCACTGAAGACGTTCAAATTCAACAGAATTACGTTGATgaattagacatccaggtaataagatatgtcaGAAAGAAGTTACGCAAGTAGCGGCAGGCGACTGTTGTTTTATGCTTCCACTTACAGCTCCCCTAAGCAGAAACGTAAACCAACAGTCGCCTGCGgctattactcaagcaacttggtatga is a genomic window containing:
- the LOC118421383 gene encoding zinc finger protein 721-like, which codes for MGPDAIHPRVLKELAETLATPLSVIFSKSLNEGRLPRDWKLGHITPIFKKGSKKEPNNYRPVCLTSVAGKVLEGFVRDAIVQHMKSNKLFTEQQHGFLPGRSTTTQLLACLGDWTCSLDNNLPTDAIYLDFQKAFDSVPIERLLVKVESFGIKGCLLKWIRSFLTDRQQRVFVNQACSGWAIVTSGVPQGSVLGPILFLLFVNDMPNSAKSDLKLFADDTKVYRIVREASDCEALQNDLDSLQSWAKIWQMKFHPNKCTVLRIGTGHPPFHYHMSDHHGETVNLENTKEEKDLGIKVDKDLSFESHILSIASKANQMTGLLWRTFQFVDREVFTILFKSLVRPLIEYGAPVWSPGTWKLVDVLENVQRRATERIPGLRELPYEQRLRTLKLPTLLYRRLRGDLINTYKYIHGLYDTEPCIPETKREGRTRGHSLRLTRPRSNTNKRDDFFSNRVVPWWNTLPEEVVTVPTVNSFKMRLDRAMEEHPIMYNYKALDRPHKPTMSIVVMATHSNCCADTEDGGKVDTKSYLCEECNRQFSRLRDLKRHMCTLAGEKPYKCEECSRQFSQLSRLKTHMHSHTGEKPYNCEKCSKQFSQLGTLNRHRRTHTGEKPYKCEECSRQFSVLSNLKTHIRTHTGEKPFKCDECSKQFSELGTLKIHMLTHTGEKPYKCKECSKQLTQLSHLKTHMRTHTGEKPYSCEECSKQFSTSCGLKTHMRTHTGEKPYKCEECSKHFSALADLKKHRRTHTGEKPYKCEECSKQFRHVGSLKSHRRTHTGEKPYKCEECSKQFSQQQHLKIHMRTHTGQKPFKCEECMRQFSTLDTLKIHMRTHTGEKPCKCDECSRQFSTPGQLKSHMRTHTGEKPYRCEKCSRQFSHLSYLKLHVRTHTGEKPFKCEECLKQFSQLAHLKSHMRTHTGEKPYACEECSKQFSNLCSLKTHKRTHTGEKPYRCDECSRQFSQLGSLKTHMRSHTGEKPYKCGECSRQFSELGGLKSHMRTHTGEKPYTCEVCSKRFCHQSSMKKHQQMHTKAIVVMATYSNCCAEAEDGEAALKLAATKPYPCEECSRQFSRLRDLKRHRRTHTGEKPYKCEECSKQFSQLSHLKTHMPTHTGEKPYKCEECSRQFGQLSHLKTHMRTHTGEKPYKCEECSRQFSQPGTLMRHKRTHTGEKPYKCEECSRQFSVLSNLKTHIRTHTGEKSFKCEECSRQFGRLSYLKTHMRSHTGEKPYKCEECSKQFSHLQSLKKHVRIHTGEKPYKCEECSKQFSQQSHLKTHMRTHKVEKPYKCEECSKQFSQLIDLKRHMRTHTGEKPYKCEECSRQFSRLGTLKSHMRTHTGEKPYKCENCSREFSRLNTLKTHMHTHAGETTSVRSAAASSVR